A stretch of the Dechloromonas sp. TW-R-39-2 genome encodes the following:
- the dtd gene encoding D-aminoacyl-tRNA deacylase, translating to MRVVVQRVIEASVAVDREIVGKIGAGLLVLAGFEAGDEEADLDWMVGKILRMRIFSDENGVMNCSVQEVAGDILAVSQFTLYASVKKGNRPSWNKAARGDISGPLFEKFVGKLSIGLGKSVETGIFGADMQVSLINDGPVTLTIDSRSPE from the coding sequence ATGCGGGTAGTTGTTCAGCGTGTCATTGAGGCTTCTGTCGCGGTCGACCGCGAAATTGTCGGGAAAATAGGCGCTGGTTTGCTTGTTCTGGCCGGCTTTGAGGCAGGGGATGAGGAAGCCGATCTGGACTGGATGGTCGGCAAGATACTGCGTATGCGCATCTTTTCTGATGAGAACGGGGTGATGAATTGCTCTGTCCAGGAGGTTGCGGGCGATATTCTGGCGGTTTCCCAGTTCACGCTTTACGCCTCGGTTAAAAAGGGCAACCGTCCATCCTGGAATAAAGCGGCTCGGGGGGATATTTCCGGACCATTATTCGAAAAATTTGTCGGAAAACTCTCGATTGGACTGGGAAAATCGGTAGAAACCGGTATTTTTGGTGCCGATATGCAGGTTTCCCTGATCAATGACGGGCCGGTTACCTTGACGATTGATTCCCGGTCGCCGGAATAA
- a CDS encoding FAD:protein FMN transferase codes for MRRFLSALGLVLLLGACHRPAVQEQQAYVFGTRVEVLVASADPAQGRQAIAAVLQEFDRLHQHYHAWQDSELTAVNRAIARGAPADVTPELAAFVREAASLSQQGDYLFDPGIGQLIGLWGFQSDEFKAELPSTAALDAWRIARPSIADLTVSGNTIRSRKKQVALDFGGYLKGVALDRAAAILRAQGMANALINIGGNVMALGSKNGQKWRVGIQHPRQPGPMATVSLEDGEAIGTSGDYQRFFEHDGQRYPHLLDPRSAYPAAHTQAVTVLIPPGPKAGTLSDASSKPIFIAGPADWQEMARKTQIGLVLRVDRDGHVFVTEALNKRIEFVGKPAELTVVP; via the coding sequence ATGCGGCGTTTCCTGAGTGCCCTCGGGCTGGTATTGCTGCTTGGGGCATGCCACCGACCGGCAGTACAGGAACAACAAGCCTACGTCTTTGGCACCCGGGTTGAAGTACTGGTAGCCAGCGCCGACCCGGCACAAGGCCGCCAGGCCATCGCCGCCGTATTGCAGGAATTCGACCGCTTGCACCAGCATTACCATGCCTGGCAGGACTCCGAGCTGACCGCAGTGAATCGCGCCATCGCTCGGGGAGCTCCGGCCGACGTCACGCCTGAACTCGCCGCTTTCGTCCGCGAAGCTGCCTCCCTGAGCCAGCAGGGCGATTATCTTTTTGATCCGGGCATCGGGCAATTGATCGGACTTTGGGGATTTCAGTCCGACGAATTCAAGGCAGAACTGCCGTCGACCGCAGCACTCGATGCCTGGCGCATCGCACGACCTTCGATTGCCGACCTGACAGTGAGCGGCAACACGATACGCAGCCGCAAAAAACAGGTCGCCCTCGATTTTGGCGGCTATCTCAAAGGTGTCGCCCTCGATCGGGCTGCCGCCATCCTGCGCGCTCAAGGCATGGCCAATGCCCTGATCAACATCGGTGGGAATGTCATGGCGCTGGGTTCGAAAAATGGCCAAAAATGGCGGGTCGGCATCCAGCACCCACGCCAGCCCGGCCCAATGGCAACGGTCAGCCTTGAAGATGGCGAAGCGATTGGAACATCCGGTGATTACCAGCGATTTTTCGAACACGATGGGCAACGTTACCCCCATCTGCTCGACCCACGCAGCGCCTATCCGGCAGCGCATACGCAAGCCGTCACGGTCTTGATTCCCCCCGGTCCGAAGGCCGGCACCTTATCTGATGCCAGTTCCAAACCGATTTTTATCGCCGGCCCTGCAGACTGGCAGGAAATGGCCAGGAAAACTCAAATTGGCCTCGTTTTGCGCGTTGACCGTGACGGCCATGTTTTTGTAACCGAGGCCCTGAACAAGCGTATTGAATTTGTCGGCAAACCTGCCGAGCTGACTGTCGTCCCCTGA
- the gshB gene encoding glutathione synthase has translation MAQQLHFEQQAFGASSRSLKLAFVLDPLDSLKAWKDSSIAMMRAAEKHGHEVFAIDAATLGWRRPEPGHPGGVFGEAVHLRLRPDDHDWYRETGREYWPLKAFDAVIMRRDPPFDFEYLTATWLLERAEANGVKVFNRPRALRDHSEKIAIAEFDQFTPPTLVARDINQLQHFIEEYRDVILKPLDGMGGSQIFRIHRNDPNRNVILETLTHEGRRTVMAQRYLPEISQGDKRILLIAGKPVPYCLARIPKAGETRGNLAVGGTGVAQDLSPRDREIAETLGPILLKRGLMLVGLDVIGTHLTEINVTSPTCMVEIRQQTGFDAAGAFITAIEHACGVS, from the coding sequence GTGGCCCAGCAGCTGCACTTCGAACAGCAAGCCTTCGGGGCGAGCAGCCGCTCGCTCAAGCTGGCTTTCGTTCTCGATCCGCTGGATTCACTCAAGGCCTGGAAAGACTCGTCGATTGCCATGATGCGGGCGGCTGAAAAGCATGGCCATGAAGTTTTTGCCATCGATGCCGCAACGCTGGGCTGGCGACGTCCGGAACCCGGCCACCCCGGCGGGGTTTTTGGCGAGGCGGTACATTTGCGCCTGCGTCCGGACGACCATGACTGGTACCGCGAAACCGGCCGCGAATACTGGCCACTGAAAGCCTTCGACGCCGTCATCATGCGGCGCGACCCGCCTTTCGATTTTGAATATCTAACCGCAACCTGGTTGCTCGAACGCGCCGAGGCCAATGGTGTCAAAGTATTCAACCGGCCACGCGCCCTGCGCGACCATTCGGAAAAAATCGCGATTGCCGAGTTCGACCAGTTCACCCCGCCGACGCTGGTGGCGCGCGATATCAACCAGTTGCAGCACTTCATCGAGGAATACAGGGACGTCATTCTCAAGCCGCTCGATGGCATGGGCGGCAGCCAGATTTTCCGCATTCACCGCAACGACCCGAACCGCAACGTCATTCTCGAAACACTGACCCACGAAGGCCGCCGTACGGTCATGGCGCAACGCTACCTGCCGGAGATCAGCCAAGGCGACAAGCGCATCCTGCTGATCGCCGGCAAGCCCGTGCCCTATTGCCTGGCACGCATTCCGAAAGCCGGCGAAACCCGTGGCAATCTGGCGGTTGGCGGGACCGGCGTGGCGCAGGATCTTTCGCCGCGTGATCGGGAAATTGCCGAAACACTCGGCCCAATTCTTCTGAAGCGCGGATTGATGCTGGTTGGCCTTGATGTCATCGGCACGCATCTGACTGAAATCAACGTCACCAGCCCGACCTGCATGGTCGAGATTCGCCAGCAAACCGGTTTCGATGCCGCCGGTGCGTTCATCACCGCCATTGAACACGCATGCGGCGTTTCCTGA
- the gshA gene encoding glutamate--cysteine ligase: protein MVPHLTTALTGPLLELERKFLESSPQIEHWLRGQWQEYTPPFYSSCDLRNSGFKLAPVDTNLYPGGFNNLNPAFLPLCVQAAMSAIEKFCPEARSLLLIPENHTRNQFYLQNVAQLVDILRQTGLNIRLGSMLPEIDKPTPIDLPNGRQLLLEPLVRKGNRLGVDGFEPCAVLLNNDLSAGIPDILKNLHDQVVLPPLHAGWAVRRKSNHFAAYDQVANDFAKEIGIDPWRINPAFSVCRSINFHERQGEECLAANVAAVLDIVKEKYKEYGIDETPYVVVKADAGTYGMGVMTVRDADEVIALNRKQRNKMSVIKEGLEVSEVLIQEGVHSFETLNEAVAEPVIYMIDRYVVGGFYRVHTGRGKDENLNAPGMHFEPLAFETGCNLPDYRCGNPDSPPNRFYAYGVVGRLACLAAAVELERTAPEEVGI, encoded by the coding sequence ATGGTTCCACACCTGACCACCGCCCTCACCGGCCCCCTGCTTGAACTCGAACGCAAGTTCCTCGAAAGCAGCCCACAGATCGAACACTGGCTGCGTGGCCAATGGCAGGAATACACCCCGCCGTTCTACTCGTCGTGCGACTTGCGCAATTCGGGCTTCAAACTGGCACCGGTCGATACCAATCTCTATCCCGGTGGCTTCAACAACCTGAATCCGGCGTTCCTGCCGCTTTGCGTGCAGGCGGCGATGAGTGCCATCGAAAAATTCTGTCCCGAAGCGCGCAGCCTGCTGCTTATTCCGGAAAACCACACGCGCAACCAGTTCTACCTGCAGAACGTCGCGCAACTGGTCGATATCCTGCGCCAGACCGGCCTCAATATCCGCCTCGGCTCGATGCTGCCGGAAATCGACAAGCCGACGCCGATCGATCTGCCGAATGGCCGTCAATTGCTGCTTGAGCCCCTGGTTCGCAAAGGCAACCGCCTGGGTGTCGATGGTTTCGAACCTTGTGCCGTATTGCTGAACAACGATCTTTCAGCCGGCATCCCCGATATTCTGAAAAATCTGCACGATCAGGTGGTGTTGCCACCGCTGCACGCCGGTTGGGCAGTGCGCCGCAAATCCAACCACTTTGCCGCCTACGATCAGGTGGCCAACGATTTCGCCAAGGAAATCGGCATCGACCCGTGGCGCATCAATCCGGCGTTCTCGGTCTGCCGCAGCATCAATTTCCATGAGCGTCAGGGCGAGGAATGCCTGGCCGCCAACGTCGCCGCCGTGCTCGATATCGTCAAGGAAAAGTACAAGGAATACGGCATCGACGAAACGCCCTACGTGGTGGTCAAGGCCGACGCCGGGACCTACGGCATGGGCGTCATGACGGTGCGCGATGCGGATGAAGTCATTGCACTCAACCGCAAGCAGCGCAACAAGATGAGTGTGATCAAGGAAGGCCTCGAAGTCTCCGAGGTGCTGATCCAGGAAGGCGTGCATTCCTTCGAGACGCTCAACGAAGCCGTTGCCGAACCGGTGATCTACATGATCGACCGCTACGTCGTCGGTGGCTTCTATCGCGTGCATACCGGGCGCGGCAAGGACGAGAACCTCAACGCACCGGGCATGCATTTCGAACCGCTGGCCTTCGAAACCGGCTGCAACCTGCCCGATTACCGCTGCGGCAATCCGGATTCACCGCCCAACCGCTTCTACGCTTATGGCGTGGTTGGCCGCCTGGCCTGCCTGGCCGCCGCGGTTGAGCTGGAACGCACCGCGCCAGAAGAAGTCGGCATCTAG
- a CDS encoding ABC-F family ATPase — protein MLVAANITMQFGVKPLFENVNVKFGEGYRYGLIGANGAGKSTFMKILCGALEPSAGNVSKEKHERMAYLKQDQFAYEDMRVLDVVMAGHEELWTAIQERDAIYANPEATEDDYMKAAELEGKVGEYDGYTAESRAGELLLGVGIPTSQHNGPMSEVAPGWKLRVLLCQALFANPDILLLDEPTNNLDINTIRWLEDILNARESTMIIISHDRHFLNQVCTHMADLDYGKITTYAGNYDDFMEAAQQARERQQNANAKAKERIAELQTFVRRFSANASKAKQATSRMKLIDKLKPEDVKPSSRQYPWIRFDYDEKAKLHRQAVEIENLSFTYEGSERKIFNNLTLTINAGEKIAVIGENGVGKTTFLKLLMGELQPQFGTLKWAEKANPGYYAQDHSEAFKSEENLTEWIAGYARATIEDGGDLETLIRGTLGRLLFSGDDVKKPVNVISGGEQGRMLFGKLMLSKHNVLVMDEPTNHLDMESIEALNSGLEKFPGTMIFVSHDREFVSSLSTRVLEVKNDGRIVDYLGGYEDYLASQGVN, from the coding sequence GTGCTTGTCGCCGCCAATATCACCATGCAGTTCGGGGTCAAACCCCTGTTTGAAAACGTTAATGTCAAATTTGGCGAAGGCTATCGCTACGGCCTGATCGGTGCCAACGGTGCCGGCAAATCGACCTTCATGAAGATTCTGTGTGGCGCACTCGAGCCGTCGGCCGGCAATGTCTCGAAAGAGAAGCATGAGCGCATGGCTTACCTGAAACAGGACCAGTTTGCCTACGAAGACATGCGTGTCCTCGATGTGGTGATGGCCGGCCACGAGGAACTCTGGACAGCGATCCAGGAGCGTGACGCGATCTACGCCAACCCGGAAGCGACCGAAGACGACTACATGAAGGCCGCCGAGCTTGAAGGCAAGGTCGGCGAATACGACGGTTACACCGCCGAATCCCGTGCCGGCGAGCTGCTGCTCGGTGTCGGTATCCCGACCAGCCAGCACAATGGCCCGATGAGCGAAGTGGCACCCGGCTGGAAGCTGCGTGTGCTGCTCTGCCAAGCGCTGTTCGCCAATCCGGACATCCTGCTGCTCGACGAACCGACCAACAACCTCGACATCAACACCATCCGCTGGCTGGAAGACATCCTCAATGCTCGTGAGTCGACGATGATCATCATCTCCCACGATCGTCACTTCCTGAACCAGGTCTGTACCCACATGGCCGACCTGGACTACGGCAAGATCACGACCTACGCCGGCAACTACGACGACTTCATGGAAGCCGCGCAGCAAGCCCGCGAGCGTCAGCAGAACGCCAACGCCAAGGCCAAGGAACGTATCGCCGAACTGCAGACCTTCGTCCGCCGCTTCTCGGCCAATGCCTCCAAGGCCAAGCAGGCGACTTCCCGGATGAAGCTGATCGACAAGCTCAAGCCGGAAGACGTCAAGCCGTCATCGCGCCAGTACCCGTGGATCCGCTTCGATTACGACGAGAAGGCCAAGCTGCACCGCCAGGCCGTCGAGATCGAGAATCTCTCCTTCACCTACGAAGGCAGCGAGCGCAAGATTTTTAACAACCTGACGCTGACCATCAATGCCGGTGAAAAAATCGCCGTGATCGGTGAAAACGGCGTCGGCAAGACGACCTTCCTGAAATTGCTGATGGGCGAGCTGCAGCCGCAGTTTGGCACGCTGAAGTGGGCTGAAAAGGCCAATCCGGGCTATTACGCGCAGGATCACAGCGAAGCCTTCAAGTCGGAAGAGAACTTGACCGAATGGATTGCCGGTTATGCCCGCGCCACGATTGAAGATGGCGGCGATCTGGAAACCCTGATTCGCGGCACGCTCGGCCGTCTTTTATTCTCCGGCGACGACGTCAAGAAGCCGGTAAATGTGATTTCCGGGGGCGAACAGGGCCGCATGCTGTTCGGCAAGTTGATGCTGTCCAAGCATAACGTGCTGGTTATGGACGAGCCGACCAATCACCTGGATATGGAATCGATCGAGGCGTTGAACAGCGGCCTGGAAAAATTCCCGGGTACGATGATCTTCGTCTCGCACGATCGCGAGTTCGTTTCGTCGCTGTCGACCCGCGTTCTGGAAGTCAAGAACGATGGCCGGATTGTTGATTACCTCGGCGGTTACGAGGATTACCTGGCCAGCCAGGGCGTTAATTAA
- a CDS encoding SRPBCC family protein encodes MNFEHLIQINDPENPLVDTLSRDQLWQGLLQRVENPIPFLPGLESSSILERHGNTLLRELDFGPATIQDRVTITPGTAVRFDILPSEAHAGGSLTITIEEPEPDFLFLRFAYETTLAIDPNSEDRAYIDYVKSAYHQSDVDCVRLIRMFAAGVTLQ; translated from the coding sequence ATGAATTTCGAACATCTCATCCAGATCAACGACCCGGAAAACCCGCTGGTCGACACCTTGAGCCGCGACCAGCTCTGGCAGGGCCTGCTGCAACGCGTTGAAAACCCCATCCCCTTCCTGCCGGGACTTGAGTCCTCAAGCATTCTCGAACGCCATGGCAATACGTTGCTGCGCGAACTCGATTTCGGGCCGGCGACGATCCAGGACCGCGTCACGATCACGCCGGGAACAGCCGTCCGCTTCGACATCCTGCCCTCCGAAGCCCATGCCGGCGGCAGCCTGACGATCACCATCGAAGAGCCTGAACCGGATTTTCTCTTCCTCCGCTTTGCCTACGAAACGACCCTCGCGATCGATCCCAACTCGGAAGATCGGGCCTATATCGACTATGTCAAATCGGCTTACCACCAGTCCGATGTCGATTGCGTACGGCTGATCCGGATGTTTGCTGCCGGCGTAACACTCCAGTAA
- a CDS encoding pseudouridine synthase translates to MQLERLLQKHGFGTRKGCRALIRHERVAVNGQICDDPFAEIETQGLVFTVDGVDWPYAEFASVILNKPVGYECSRKPLHHPSVLTLLPVQLRERDVQPIGRLDEDTTGLLLITDDGQLNHVLSSAKRKVPKVYLATTKHPVDQALIDALLAGVLLNDEPEPIAASAAEIAGEHLLRLTLTSGKYHQVKRMVAAAGNRVEALHRESLGELTLPDDLKPGEWRWLTAVDLQKLGYSK, encoded by the coding sequence ATGCAACTAGAACGACTCCTCCAAAAACATGGCTTCGGCACTCGCAAGGGCTGCCGGGCGCTTATCCGCCACGAACGTGTCGCGGTCAACGGTCAGATTTGTGACGATCCTTTCGCCGAGATTGAAACCCAGGGACTGGTTTTTACCGTCGATGGCGTGGATTGGCCTTATGCTGAATTCGCCAGCGTGATTCTCAACAAGCCGGTCGGCTACGAGTGTTCGCGCAAGCCGCTGCATCATCCCAGTGTGCTGACCCTGCTTCCGGTTCAATTGCGTGAGCGTGATGTCCAGCCGATTGGCCGGCTCGATGAAGATACGACCGGTCTGCTGTTGATTACTGATGATGGCCAGCTCAACCACGTTTTATCTTCCGCCAAGCGCAAGGTGCCGAAGGTTTACCTGGCGACGACCAAACATCCTGTCGATCAGGCGCTGATCGATGCCTTGCTGGCCGGTGTGCTGTTGAATGATGAGCCTGAGCCGATTGCCGCCTCGGCCGCTGAAATTGCCGGCGAGCACCTGTTGCGCCTGACGCTGACCAGCGGCAAGTACCATCAGGTCAAGCGCATGGTCGCTGCGGCCGGTAATCGGGTCGAGGCGCTGCATCGCGAATCCTTGGGTGAGCTGACCTTGCCGGATGATCTGAAACCCGGCGAGTGGCGCTGGTTGACCGCGGTCGACCTGCAAAAACTGGGCTATTCCAAGTGA
- a CDS encoding hydrogen peroxide-inducible genes activator — MTLTEMRYIVALARERHFGKAADACHVSQPTLSVALKKVEGQLGAPLFERGASDVRITPLGERIVAQARRVLEEAVRLEEIAGSGRDPMSGPLRVGVIYTIAPYLLPQLIPALHRHAPAMPLFLKEDFTENLIPALKAGELDVIVIALPLAETGLVAQPVYEEPFRVVVPSAHPWSGRQSVQADELDGQSMLLLGQGNCFRDQVLESCPRLTAPDALEHSIEGSSLETIRYMVASGAGLAVMPCTAADPLKEKEAMVAVLPFEGAQPSRTVGLVWRVTFPRPQAIDAVRAAVLSCQLPGVTAVR, encoded by the coding sequence GTGACCCTGACCGAAATGCGCTACATCGTGGCGCTCGCCCGTGAGCGCCATTTCGGCAAGGCGGCAGACGCCTGCCATGTCAGCCAGCCGACCTTGTCGGTTGCTTTGAAGAAGGTTGAAGGGCAACTGGGGGCGCCACTTTTCGAACGGGGTGCCTCGGATGTCCGTATCACGCCGCTGGGTGAGCGCATCGTTGCACAAGCCCGGCGTGTGCTTGAAGAGGCCGTGCGGCTCGAGGAAATCGCCGGCTCCGGTCGAGACCCGATGAGCGGCCCGCTACGCGTCGGCGTGATTTACACCATCGCTCCTTATCTGCTGCCTCAGCTGATTCCCGCCTTGCATCGGCATGCGCCGGCCATGCCTCTCTTCCTCAAGGAAGACTTCACTGAAAACCTGATTCCCGCCCTCAAGGCCGGTGAGCTGGATGTCATCGTGATTGCCTTGCCACTGGCCGAAACCGGGCTGGTCGCCCAGCCGGTTTATGAAGAACCGTTCCGGGTTGTTGTGCCGTCTGCTCACCCGTGGTCTGGGCGTCAGTCCGTTCAGGCGGATGAACTCGACGGCCAGAGCATGTTGCTGCTTGGGCAGGGCAATTGCTTCCGTGATCAGGTGCTTGAATCCTGCCCTCGGCTGACGGCGCCCGATGCGCTTGAACATTCGATCGAAGGCAGTTCTCTGGAAACCATCCGTTACATGGTGGCGAGCGGAGCCGGGCTGGCAGTCATGCCTTGTACTGCAGCCGACCCGCTGAAGGAAAAGGAAGCGATGGTTGCCGTTTTACCTTTTGAAGGGGCTCAGCCTTCACGTACTGTCGGCCTGGTCTGGCGTGTCACTTTTCCGCGCCCGCAGGCCATCGATGCCGTGCGTGCTGCGGTGCTGTCTTGTCAGTTACCCGGTGTAACGGCTGTTCGCTGA
- a CDS encoding DNA topoisomerase III, whose translation MTKKLIIAEKPSVAADIAKALGGFTKHDDYFESDTHVISSAVGHLLELSCPEEFEVKRGKWSFAHLPVIPPHFALKPIEKTESRLKVLNKLIKRKDVESLINACDAGREGELIFNYIAQHSKTTKPIQRLWLQSMTQGAIRDGFTRLRHGNDMQGLGDAAVCRSESDWLVGINGTRAMTAFNSKTGGFHLTTVGRVQTPTLAIVVEREKKIREFKPRDYWEVEAEFAAKAGNYSGKWFDEGFKKADDEHARADRLWEEKRADAIRAATLGKPGIVSEEAKPETRLSPLLFDLTSLQREANARFGFSAKTTLSIAQALYEKHKVLTYPRTDSRCLPEDYLPTVRETLTILTGEGAGKGHDEVLLARYSPFAHQILARNWVLPNKRIFNNAKISDHFAIIPTPQAPKNLNEVEQKLYDFVVRRFLSVFFPAAEYLVTTRITRVEGHPFKTEGKVLVNPGWLAVHGKEGQEGSEGNLVAVDKDEKVKTEEVTVKANETKPPPRYSEATLLSAMEGAGKMVDDEELKAAMAGRGLGTPATRAQIIENLIGEQYMLREGRELTPTAKAFSLMTLLNGLGINELTQPELTGDWEWKLGRIEKGEFTRDEFMREIAEMTRHMVERAKTFDSDTIPGDFGVLTAKCPRCGGEIRETYKKFQCGGCDYSLWKIVAGRQFEPAEIDTLINEGQIGPLTGFRNKMGRTFAAAIKLNDNKEPEFDFGQDKADEANSEPVDFSAQTALGKCPKCTGQVYDHGASYVCEKSVGPDKSCDFRSGKVILQQPIDTTQMSKLLNEGKTELLKEFVSNRTRRKFSAYLVAKDGKVGFEFEKKVAKPKAPAKKKAAAAADEA comes from the coding sequence ATGACCAAAAAGCTAATCATCGCCGAAAAACCTTCTGTAGCAGCCGACATCGCCAAGGCGCTGGGAGGGTTTACCAAGCACGACGACTATTTCGAAAGCGACACGCACGTGATCTCGTCGGCCGTCGGCCATCTGCTCGAACTCTCTTGTCCTGAAGAATTCGAAGTCAAGCGCGGCAAATGGTCTTTTGCCCACTTGCCGGTCATTCCGCCGCACTTTGCGCTGAAGCCGATCGAAAAGACCGAGTCCCGCCTCAAGGTGCTCAACAAGCTGATCAAGCGCAAGGATGTCGAAAGCCTGATCAATGCATGTGACGCGGGGCGCGAAGGCGAGTTGATTTTCAACTACATCGCGCAGCACAGCAAAACCACCAAACCGATCCAGCGTCTCTGGCTGCAGTCGATGACCCAGGGCGCCATCCGCGACGGATTCACCCGTCTGCGCCACGGCAACGACATGCAGGGCCTGGGCGATGCCGCCGTCTGCCGTTCTGAATCCGACTGGCTGGTCGGGATCAACGGTACACGGGCGATGACCGCCTTCAATTCGAAAACCGGCGGTTTCCACCTGACCACCGTCGGCCGCGTACAAACACCGACACTGGCCATCGTCGTCGAGCGCGAAAAGAAAATCCGCGAATTCAAGCCACGCGACTACTGGGAAGTGGAAGCTGAATTCGCTGCCAAGGCCGGCAACTACAGCGGCAAGTGGTTCGACGAAGGCTTCAAGAAGGCGGATGACGAACACGCCCGTGCCGACCGCCTCTGGGAAGAAAAGCGAGCCGATGCGATCCGTGCAGCCACACTCGGCAAGCCCGGCATCGTCAGCGAAGAAGCCAAGCCGGAAACCCGTTTATCACCGCTACTCTTCGATTTGACAAGCCTTCAGCGCGAAGCGAACGCTCGCTTCGGCTTCTCGGCCAAGACCACGCTGTCAATCGCCCAGGCGCTCTACGAAAAGCACAAGGTCCTGACCTATCCGCGAACCGATTCGCGCTGCCTGCCGGAAGACTACCTGCCGACAGTCCGTGAAACACTGACCATCCTGACCGGCGAAGGTGCCGGCAAGGGTCACGACGAAGTGCTGCTCGCCCGTTATTCGCCGTTTGCCCATCAGATCCTGGCGCGCAACTGGGTACTGCCGAACAAGCGCATCTTCAACAACGCCAAGATCAGCGATCACTTCGCGATCATCCCGACACCGCAGGCACCGAAGAATCTCAACGAAGTCGAACAAAAGCTCTACGACTTCGTCGTGCGTCGCTTCCTCTCAGTCTTCTTCCCGGCCGCCGAATACCTAGTGACCACCCGCATCACCCGCGTCGAAGGCCATCCCTTCAAGACCGAAGGCAAGGTGCTGGTCAATCCGGGCTGGCTTGCCGTGCATGGCAAGGAAGGCCAGGAAGGCAGCGAAGGCAACCTCGTCGCGGTCGACAAGGATGAAAAGGTCAAAACCGAGGAAGTCACGGTCAAGGCCAACGAAACCAAGCCACCGCCGCGCTACTCGGAAGCTACCCTGCTCTCCGCCATGGAAGGCGCCGGCAAGATGGTCGACGACGAGGAACTCAAGGCGGCGATGGCCGGCCGTGGCCTCGGCACACCGGCGACGCGTGCCCAGATCATCGAAAACCTGATCGGCGAGCAGTACATGCTGCGCGAAGGCCGCGAGCTGACGCCGACCGCCAAGGCTTTCTCGCTGATGACGCTGTTGAACGGCCTCGGCATCAACGAACTGACCCAGCCGGAACTGACCGGCGACTGGGAATGGAAACTTGGCCGCATCGAAAAGGGCGAATTCACGCGCGACGAATTCATGCGCGAAATTGCCGAAATGACGCGCCACATGGTCGAACGCGCCAAAACCTTCGATAGCGATACGATTCCTGGCGATTTTGGTGTGTTGACCGCGAAATGCCCCCGTTGCGGCGGTGAAATTCGTGAAACCTACAAGAAATTCCAGTGCGGCGGCTGCGACTACTCGTTGTGGAAGATCGTTGCCGGCCGTCAGTTCGAACCGGCCGAAATCGATACCCTGATCAACGAAGGCCAGATTGGTCCGCTGACGGGTTTCCGCAACAAGATGGGCCGCACTTTTGCCGCAGCCATCAAGCTGAATGACAACAAGGAACCGGAATTCGACTTCGGCCAGGACAAGGCCGACGAAGCCAACAGCGAACCGGTCGACTTTTCAGCCCAGACAGCACTTGGCAAATGCCCGAAATGTACCGGCCAGGTCTACGATCATGGCGCCTCGTACGTCTGTGAAAAATCAGTCGGTCCCGACAAGAGTTGCGATTTCCGCTCCGGCAAGGTGATCCTGCAGCAACCGATCGATACCACGCAGATGTCCAAGCTGCTCAACGAAGGCAAGACCGAACTGCTCAAGGAGTTTGTCTCGAACCGGACGCGCCGTAAGTTCTCGGCCTATCTGGTCGCCAAGGATGGCAAGGTTGGCTTCGAGTTTGAGAAAAAAGTCGCCAAGCCGAAAGCCCCAGCCAAGAAAAAGGCCGCCGCGGCAGCAGACGAAGCCTGA